The Candidatus Methylacidiphilales bacterium genome window below encodes:
- a CDS encoding DUF4410 domain-containing protein, which produces MPQKIYVAVFDTGRGEFNVDRKGTELVEFKRNLQTMMQVALVTDLSHRLILASPTSKVRGFIPENAWLIRGEFTKVNQGSRLLRSAIGFGAGGTKMETNVYVYNLEQNSKTPFLTFSTTGGSGAEPGAITAVATDPVEIAVQIAIGGFGGLAHGLTEDTKRTDREITAKFSDYMYRSGWIAEDKWIKPKNIN; this is translated from the coding sequence ATGCCGCAAAAAATTTATGTGGCGGTCTTCGACACAGGGCGGGGTGAATTTAATGTCGATCGTAAGGGGACGGAGCTGGTTGAGTTCAAGCGGAACCTTCAGACCATGATGCAGGTGGCCTTGGTCACGGACTTGTCGCATCGCCTCATTCTCGCTTCACCCACGAGCAAGGTTCGGGGATTTATACCTGAAAACGCATGGCTGATACGGGGCGAATTCACAAAGGTCAACCAAGGCAGCCGCCTTCTACGCTCAGCCATAGGTTTTGGCGCCGGCGGAACCAAGATGGAAACCAATGTCTATGTGTATAACCTGGAACAGAACTCGAAAACCCCGTTTCTAACCTTCTCGACAACGGGGGGCAGCGGCGCGGAACCCGGGGCCATTACAGCCGTCGCAACGGATCCTGTGGAAATAGCCGTTCAAATAGCCATTGGCGGATTCGGCGGCCTGGCCCACGGTCTTACGGAGGACACCAAACGCACCGACCGGGAAATAACCGCAAAATTTTCAGATTACATGTATCGGAGCGGATGGATTGCCGAGGACAAGTGGATCAAACCTAAAAATATAAATTAG
- a CDS encoding RNB domain-containing ribonuclease: MADTNDRQHRAILQRIARRVMLERGLAPDFSPQALAELGGIHRPATQAEGSTRDLRSLLWCSIDNDDSRDLDQLTVAEAMHEGTVKVLIAIADVDAIVKKRSAIDDHARQNTTSIYTAAMTFPMLPEKLSTDLTSLNFESERQSIVIEMLLATNGSLLSSDIYRATVRNRAKLAYNSVAEWLEGHGPMPQEIASVSGLDENIRLQDCVARKLKSLRRLNGALDLETIKARPVFDGDELTDLEADNRNRAKDIIEDFMIAANGVTARYLASKKLPSLRRVVRIPKHWDRIVELAAEQGSKLPREPDAKALEQFLVSAKTADPLRFPDLSLSIIKLLGSGEYVVQLSGNNVAGHFDLAVRDYAHSTAPNRRFPDLITQRLLKAAMSGSALPYENDELEKLASHCTEAEDAAKKVERQVTKSAAALLLESRIGEQFDSLVTGASDKGTWVRLLHPPIEGRLENGNKDLKVGHQLRVQLVRTDIERGHIDFKRVG; encoded by the coding sequence ATGGCGGATACCAACGACAGACAACACCGCGCAATCCTTCAAAGAATTGCCCGTCGGGTGATGCTTGAAAGAGGGCTTGCCCCGGATTTTTCGCCCCAGGCGCTTGCCGAACTCGGAGGAATCCACAGGCCGGCGACGCAAGCTGAAGGATCAACACGTGATCTGCGAAGCCTTCTCTGGTGCTCCATCGATAATGATGATTCGCGCGATCTGGATCAACTGACCGTTGCCGAAGCCATGCACGAAGGGACCGTCAAGGTCCTGATCGCCATTGCCGACGTGGATGCGATCGTCAAAAAGCGCTCCGCCATTGACGATCATGCGCGGCAAAATACAACCTCGATCTACACGGCTGCCATGACATTTCCGATGTTGCCCGAAAAACTCTCCACGGATCTTACCTCCCTCAACTTTGAATCCGAGCGCCAGTCCATTGTCATTGAAATGCTTCTCGCTACGAACGGATCGCTTCTGAGTTCGGACATTTATCGGGCTACTGTCCGCAACCGGGCCAAGCTTGCCTACAACAGCGTCGCCGAATGGCTGGAGGGCCATGGCCCGATGCCGCAAGAGATCGCCTCAGTCAGCGGTCTGGACGAGAACATTCGACTGCAGGATTGCGTGGCCCGGAAACTGAAGTCACTGCGTCGTCTGAACGGGGCGCTTGATCTCGAAACCATCAAGGCCCGTCCTGTCTTTGATGGAGATGAGCTAACGGACTTGGAGGCCGACAACAGGAATCGGGCCAAGGATATTATTGAGGACTTCATGATCGCCGCCAACGGTGTCACCGCACGTTACCTCGCGTCCAAAAAGCTTCCCTCACTGCGGCGCGTGGTTCGCATACCCAAACACTGGGACCGGATTGTCGAGCTTGCAGCAGAACAGGGATCAAAGCTGCCCAGGGAACCCGACGCAAAGGCCTTGGAGCAATTCCTTGTATCGGCGAAAACTGCGGATCCTCTTCGCTTTCCCGATCTCTCACTCAGCATTATCAAGCTCCTGGGTTCGGGTGAATACGTTGTCCAACTTTCAGGAAACAATGTTGCCGGCCACTTCGATCTTGCCGTCAGGGATTATGCCCACTCCACAGCGCCAAACCGCCGATTCCCGGACCTGATTACCCAACGGTTGCTAAAAGCGGCAATGTCAGGTTCCGCCCTGCCCTACGAAAATGACGAATTGGAAAAGCTCGCCAGCCACTGCACCGAAGCGGAGGACGCGGCAAAAAAAGTGGAACGGCAAGTCACAAAATCCGCTGCCGCCCTGTTGCTGGAGTCAAGGATTGGAGAGCAGTTTGATTCCCTTGTCACCGGCGCATCGGATAAAGGCACATGGGTCCGCCTTCTGCATCCGCCCATTGAAGGAAGACTGGAGAATGGCAATAAGGATCTGAAGGTCGGCCACCAGCTCCGTGTACAACTGGTCCGAACGGATATCGAGCGCGGACATATCGACTTTAAGAGAGTGGGGTAA
- a CDS encoding AarF/ABC1/UbiB kinase family protein yields the protein MQVDSIKSAVQTWEQVPRYREIFSILYKYGFADFLQLVRLRALSDLRDRHISKEYLALQNKPPAVRLRLALEELGPTFVKLGQILSSRRDIIDEKFHNELCKLQDRVPPFPGEEAKAILKKELKKSPEALFKKFHVRPLASASIAQVHLAVLHTGEQVVVKIQRPDILETIEMDLAILGEIARFLDKHVPAIAALNPTGIVRDFSKTLLRELDFCNEAANMRRFQMEFEKEESLKVPVVYGELSTPRVLTMEYLKGLSVNDPQALKDAGIDPATLSETISALIFDQVLRAGFFHADPHPGNLAIMPDGVVALYDYGIIGQLTPAFQEDIADLLMGLMDRDARTIMYAIIGMSEGSFVEDPAGMEADIEAFNEDHLNKPLKEIQIGFVLNRLLDLLMTHKLRMKAAFYLGVKALSQVEAIGLTLNPDLNFIELGRPYAEALFLKKLSLPRLRKGVEKVLIETLRLVEQLPGDLKEVYFRLRSGRLSLPLDHKINPEGFEPLRKTLDQIANRLADAVLTAAVLICSGLLVLSKVPPLIHGTPLFGILGLMLGAFMTIRLIVAMWHRDGF from the coding sequence ATGCAGGTGGATTCCATCAAATCAGCAGTTCAAACCTGGGAACAGGTGCCGCGTTACCGCGAGATTTTCAGCATTCTGTACAAATACGGATTTGCCGATTTTTTGCAATTGGTGCGCCTGCGGGCGCTTTCGGACTTGAGGGACCGGCACATCAGCAAGGAATATCTGGCCCTGCAGAACAAGCCCCCCGCTGTACGACTGCGCCTGGCCCTGGAGGAATTGGGGCCCACCTTTGTCAAACTGGGACAGATCCTCAGCTCACGGCGCGACATCATTGACGAAAAATTCCATAATGAACTCTGCAAACTCCAGGACCGCGTCCCTCCTTTCCCCGGAGAAGAAGCCAAAGCCATCCTGAAGAAAGAATTGAAGAAATCGCCGGAGGCGCTTTTCAAAAAATTCCATGTCCGCCCGCTTGCTTCCGCCTCCATCGCCCAGGTCCACCTGGCGGTGCTGCATACCGGCGAACAAGTGGTGGTCAAAATCCAGCGGCCTGACATCCTGGAAACCATTGAAATGGATCTGGCCATTCTAGGCGAGATCGCGCGCTTTTTGGACAAACATGTACCTGCAATCGCAGCGCTCAATCCAACGGGAATTGTGCGCGACTTCAGCAAAACCCTGCTGCGCGAATTGGATTTTTGCAATGAAGCCGCCAACATGCGTCGATTTCAAATGGAATTTGAGAAAGAAGAGTCCCTCAAGGTACCCGTCGTCTATGGGGAATTATCCACCCCCCGCGTATTGACCATGGAATATTTGAAAGGGCTTTCTGTTAACGATCCTCAGGCTTTGAAAGACGCCGGCATCGATCCGGCCACGCTTTCGGAAACGATTTCAGCATTGATATTCGACCAAGTGCTGCGCGCGGGCTTTTTTCACGCGGATCCGCATCCCGGCAACCTGGCTATCATGCCCGACGGAGTGGTGGCACTGTACGACTATGGAATCATAGGCCAGCTTACGCCGGCATTTCAGGAGGATATTGCCGATCTTTTAATGGGTCTGATGGACCGGGATGCCCGCACCATCATGTACGCAATCATCGGCATGTCGGAAGGAAGCTTTGTGGAAGACCCTGCAGGGATGGAAGCGGATATCGAAGCTTTCAACGAAGACCATCTGAACAAACCTTTGAAGGAAATCCAGATAGGGTTCGTTTTAAACCGTCTTCTGGATTTGTTGATGACGCACAAACTGCGGATGAAAGCCGCATTTTATCTGGGGGTGAAGGCACTGTCGCAGGTCGAAGCCATTGGGCTGACTTTAAACCCTGACCTGAATTTCATCGAGCTGGGCAGGCCGTACGCGGAAGCGCTTTTCCTGAAAAAGCTGAGTTTGCCGCGCTTGCGGAAAGGTGTCGAAAAAGTTCTCATAGAAACACTGCGCCTGGTTGAGCAACTGCCGGGCGATTTAAAGGAAGTCTATTTCCGCCTGCGCAGTGGCCGCCTGAGCCTGCCGCTGGACCACAAAATCAATCCCGAGGGGTTTGAGCCCCTACGCAAAACACTCGATCAGATCGCCAACCGACTGGCGGATGCCGTGCTGACGGCCGCGGTTCTGATTTGTTCCGGACTGCTGGTCTTGTCAAAAGTACCGCCGCTGATTCACGGCACTCCCCTGTTCGGCATCCTAGGTCTGATGCTGGGAGCATTCATGACCATCCGCCTCATCGTCGCCATGTGGCACCGCGACGGATTTTAG
- a CDS encoding penicillin-binding transpeptidase domain-containing protein, with protein sequence MRAKAYDLKHLDDFNVTSVFYDRSGEEIGRLFVEDRTLLKHDDIPDRMRQATLAVEDKRFYSHKGIDRRGIFRALCVDLKTGKQTEGASTITQQLAKHLIGNFEKTMDRKLVEAFLAARIEHHFTKAEILDHYLNRIYFGKGDFGLAAAAQGYFGKKAKDLTVSECALLAGIIKAPNSSSPRNNAEAALKRRDHVIALMAAQKMLSSEEATAALQEPLKLIPEQPLRVQSYFMALAIRELREVLKLEEGEEIPQGLSVQTTLDARMQRASELQTAAKLKDFTQKAAPLKLEDNAEPSELQAAALVLDLNSGAVRVLIGGRDYEKSPFDRARMARRENGALLQPFLYSLAFERLNLHPASMINASFLDDAGKLEEVGLGDPKRDLGRRFLMIQDALALSNKACATRVGLQLGTSVLADWLASAEVAKPGQNEMKTSPDFEPLTLYEITSLYQMLGNGGLLVAPYSIESVSNDRGEILYHAGKNPGKPLLEPLVARQMTLCLQSVTRDGTASMLSQDYSLPSPVVGMTGYSEGYRDAWFVGYTPSLVGGVWVGFDKSIPIGSKSLASKTALPIWGNMMQKILGNDPQGVSFPVPESLSKVEVDRRSGVIKGLGFLTVGSGNLFVYLRQDQLNQAKISNAATQVEQPKDWSDWLSTMFANPTGETPSTVPLEETSDGLAPEIPLVAEYRMPALRGDILTADGEVLATMTQSQNLVLGWPALEVANGEDEAVAWIGKRLILAHDWLKEDFDITDADLHSLHRFRRFHPILVAENLSPAQIDAFPMTSLQSEGFSLQGVPRRIYPHGNSLAHSLGYLQRKQGINRKHYQAGEVIYDDYLGAAGLEERFDKELRGQEGHLTIATTPEGFARAAVVDSGATAGAQLRTTIDSQIQHAAERAFEGTRTGAAVVMNIQNGDILGMVSNPTFDPNSFIPKLSTDKWQAMIQAAKNPLLDRVYREQNPPGSSFKVATTLAAIRAGVFDPNRLIQCPGYFDVGGMRYELPHEKGAPITFRAGIAHSYNTYFFDLGERTGRDPLIAMAQELGFGQSTGFILPGELPGLIPTPEFVRVTHKRTMGGGDVANMSIGQGDVLVTPLQMANLMCVVANGGTLYRPRLVKQLEDSSGKTTQSFPNEIIRKIPFSSTENKILIDGLVAVTEEGTGGPSKVPGIKVAAKTGTAQVGSKTQPRQIAWMIGFLPAGEPRYAFAVMIEGDLDQDLHGGADAGLIAGKLFTEIFAKPSSPSALTTQE encoded by the coding sequence TTGCGGGCAAAAGCATACGATCTGAAGCATCTCGACGACTTCAATGTAACGAGTGTTTTTTACGATCGGTCGGGAGAGGAAATCGGGCGTCTGTTTGTGGAAGACAGGACTTTATTAAAACACGACGATATCCCCGATCGGATGCGCCAGGCAACACTGGCTGTGGAAGATAAACGTTTTTATTCCCACAAGGGAATAGACCGCAGGGGCATCTTTCGCGCGCTTTGCGTCGATCTAAAAACGGGAAAGCAAACGGAGGGGGCGAGCACAATCACCCAGCAACTTGCCAAACACCTGATCGGCAATTTTGAAAAAACAATGGATCGCAAGCTGGTCGAGGCATTTCTCGCCGCTCGCATCGAGCATCATTTTACAAAGGCTGAAATTTTAGACCACTATTTGAACCGGATTTATTTTGGAAAAGGCGATTTTGGCCTGGCTGCCGCCGCTCAGGGCTATTTCGGCAAGAAGGCAAAGGATTTGACCGTATCTGAATGCGCCTTGCTGGCGGGCATTATCAAAGCGCCCAATTCGTCTTCCCCGAGAAACAATGCCGAAGCGGCGCTCAAACGGCGCGATCATGTGATAGCACTCATGGCAGCGCAAAAGATGCTCAGCAGCGAGGAAGCCACGGCGGCCTTGCAGGAACCTTTGAAACTTATTCCGGAGCAGCCCTTGCGAGTGCAGAGCTATTTCATGGCCCTGGCCATCAGGGAACTTCGTGAAGTATTGAAACTGGAGGAGGGTGAGGAAATTCCCCAGGGACTCTCGGTGCAAACCACCCTGGATGCCCGCATGCAGCGCGCCTCCGAATTGCAGACGGCCGCCAAACTCAAGGATTTTACCCAAAAAGCCGCACCCCTGAAACTGGAGGACAATGCCGAGCCAAGTGAACTGCAGGCCGCGGCCCTGGTACTTGATCTTAACAGCGGTGCGGTGCGGGTTTTGATTGGAGGACGCGACTACGAGAAAAGTCCGTTTGACCGGGCCCGCATGGCGCGGCGTGAAAATGGGGCGCTGCTTCAACCCTTTCTCTATTCCCTGGCATTCGAGCGGTTGAATCTGCACCCGGCTTCCATGATCAACGCTTCATTTCTGGATGATGCCGGAAAACTGGAGGAAGTCGGGCTTGGAGATCCAAAGCGGGATTTGGGCAGGCGGTTCCTAATGATTCAGGATGCTCTTGCGCTGTCAAACAAGGCCTGTGCAACACGGGTGGGTCTGCAGTTGGGGACTAGTGTATTGGCAGATTGGCTCGCTTCCGCAGAGGTGGCAAAGCCCGGCCAAAACGAAATGAAAACGTCCCCGGATTTCGAGCCGTTGACCCTCTATGAAATAACCTCCCTTTATCAAATGCTTGGAAACGGCGGACTGCTGGTGGCGCCTTATTCCATTGAAAGCGTAAGCAACGATCGCGGTGAAATTCTTTATCATGCCGGGAAGAATCCTGGCAAACCGCTTTTAGAGCCGCTGGTGGCGCGCCAAATGACACTCTGTTTGCAATCCGTCACAAGGGATGGAACAGCAAGCATGCTGAGTCAGGACTACAGCCTGCCCTCTCCCGTTGTGGGCATGACGGGCTACTCGGAAGGTTACAGGGATGCGTGGTTTGTCGGGTACACGCCCAGTTTGGTTGGCGGAGTTTGGGTCGGCTTTGACAAATCCATTCCGATCGGATCCAAGTCCCTGGCAAGCAAAACCGCATTGCCCATTTGGGGGAACATGATGCAGAAAATTTTGGGAAATGACCCGCAAGGCGTTTCATTTCCCGTCCCGGAAAGCCTGAGCAAAGTCGAGGTGGATCGGCGCAGCGGAGTCATCAAGGGGTTGGGTTTTTTAACAGTGGGATCCGGAAATCTTTTTGTTTACCTGCGCCAGGACCAGTTAAACCAGGCCAAAATCAGCAATGCTGCAACACAAGTAGAACAGCCGAAGGATTGGTCGGATTGGCTCAGCACCATGTTCGCCAATCCCACTGGAGAAACTCCATCTACGGTGCCCCTCGAAGAAACATCAGACGGGTTGGCGCCTGAAATCCCCCTGGTTGCCGAATACCGGATGCCGGCATTGCGAGGGGATATTCTTACGGCTGACGGGGAAGTCCTGGCCACGATGACCCAATCGCAAAATCTGGTGCTGGGCTGGCCTGCGCTTGAAGTTGCAAATGGCGAGGATGAGGCGGTTGCCTGGATTGGGAAACGGTTGATCCTGGCTCACGATTGGTTGAAAGAGGACTTCGATATCACGGATGCGGATTTACACTCCCTCCATCGATTCCGGAGATTCCATCCCATTCTCGTGGCGGAAAATCTGAGCCCGGCTCAAATCGACGCATTCCCGATGACATCCCTGCAAAGCGAAGGATTTTCCCTGCAGGGCGTACCGCGACGGATTTATCCACACGGCAATTCCCTGGCCCACAGTCTGGGCTATTTGCAGAGAAAGCAGGGAATTAATCGAAAACACTATCAAGCCGGAGAAGTTATTTACGACGATTACCTGGGAGCCGCCGGATTGGAAGAGCGCTTTGACAAGGAACTGCGCGGGCAGGAAGGACACCTGACAATTGCCACAACACCGGAAGGATTTGCCAGGGCTGCGGTTGTCGATTCCGGGGCGACCGCCGGAGCGCAACTTCGCACCACGATAGATTCCCAAATTCAACATGCGGCCGAACGGGCTTTTGAGGGCACGCGGACGGGCGCGGCAGTCGTCATGAATATTCAGAACGGCGACATTCTCGGGATGGTTTCGAACCCCACGTTTGACCCCAACAGTTTTATTCCAAAACTTTCCACGGACAAATGGCAGGCCATGATCCAGGCCGCAAAAAATCCCTTGTTAGACCGGGTTTATCGGGAGCAGAACCCGCCCGGATCCAGTTTCAAGGTGGCCACCACTTTGGCCGCCATCCGGGCGGGTGTTTTTGATCCCAATCGCCTGATCCAGTGTCCGGGCTATTTCGATGTCGGCGGCATGCGCTACGAATTGCCTCATGAAAAGGGAGCCCCCATAACCTTCCGCGCCGGGATAGCCCACTCCTATAACACCTATTTCTTTGATTTGGGTGAGCGCACGGGACGCGATCCGCTCATCGCCATGGCCCAGGAATTGGGGTTTGGCCAATCGACCGGATTCATCCTGCCCGGAGAGCTGCCCGGGCTGATACCCACTCCCGAGTTCGTGCGTGTCACTCATAAACGCACCATGGGTGGCGGAGATGTCGCAAACATGTCGATCGGACAGGGCGATGTTCTGGTGACACCCCTGCAGATGGCCAATTTGATGTGTGTCGTGGCGAATGGAGGTACGCTGTACCGGCCACGCCTGGTGAAACAACTCGAGGATTCCTCAGGAAAGACAACCCAATCCTTCCCGAATGAAATCATCCGTAAAATCCCCTTCTCGTCCACGGAAAACAAAATCCTGATAGATGGATTGGTGGCCGTGACGGAAGAAGGAACCGGCGGGCCCTCAAAAGTGCCCGGGATCAAGGTCGCCGCCAAAACGGGCACCGCCCAGGTGGGATCAAAAACACAACCGCGGCAGATCGCCTGGATGATTGGCTTCCTGCCTGCGGGCGAACCCAGGTATGCCTTTGCGGTAATGATTGAGGGGGATTTGGATCAAGACCTGCATGGAGGCGCGGACGCCGGACTTATCGCAGGAAAATTATTTACAGAGATTTTTGCCAAACCCTCGTCGCCTTCAGCCTTAACAACACAGGAATAA
- a CDS encoding DUF883 family protein: protein MKQFSKMQRLQNTQSKENNSMSKQVKAIRNDISTFSEDVRALIAATADVAGEKVAEVRRRLTATLENAREIAGSAREKAVEGAKAADVVVREHPYHAIGIGFGIGALIGCLIACRCTSNNN from the coding sequence TTGAAACAATTTTCAAAAATGCAGCGTTTACAAAACACACAATCGAAAGAAAACAACAGTATGAGCAAACAAGTTAAAGCAATCAGGAATGACATCAGCACGTTTAGCGAAGATGTGCGCGCGTTGATCGCCGCCACTGCAGACGTAGCCGGTGAAAAAGTCGCAGAAGTCCGCAGGCGGCTGACAGCCACATTGGAAAATGCCAGGGAAATCGCAGGCTCTGCCCGCGAGAAGGCTGTAGAGGGCGCGAAAGCGGCCGATGTGGTTGTGCGCGAGCACCCTTACCATGCCATTGGAATCGGTTTCGGAATCGGCGCGCTCATCGGCTGCCTGATTGCGTGCCGTTGCACTTCAAACAACAACTAA
- a CDS encoding PAS domain S-box protein yields MNSNHSLITDHSTRIATRIKVGIPKKNHYISAASRNKRAEQALRTSELSYRRLFEAARDGILILDFGTGRINNVNPFLFKLLGFTRSEMVGKTVGELSPFKDIESNQAMLERLQQDGYVRYEDLPLETRDGRKIAVEFVSNVYHTGGKKVIQCNIRDITWRKHAEHEIQRLNETLEQRIVERTAQLQAVNEELETFSYSVSHDLRAPLRHIAGFVKLLQQDAGPSLSEKSSMHLTTISQSANRMGNLIDDLLSFSRAGRAELQMTDVNLGELVREILNDFQAESNERNIVWKIDLLPRVRADRAMMRMALVNLISNAVKFTGARIEPKIEIGSRNESGETVIYIRDNGAGFDPKYTGKLFGVFQRLHNQSEFEGTGIGLANVQRIIHRHGGRAWAEGALESGATFYFSIPKQELRHK; encoded by the coding sequence GTGAATTCCAATCATTCCTTAATAACAGATCATTCGACACGAATTGCAACCCGCATCAAGGTCGGAATCCCAAAGAAGAATCACTACATCTCCGCCGCCAGCCGCAACAAGCGGGCCGAGCAGGCGCTCCGCACGTCTGAACTTAGCTATCGCCGGCTGTTCGAAGCGGCGAGGGACGGCATTCTCATTCTGGACTTTGGCACAGGGCGCATCAACAATGTGAATCCCTTTCTTTTTAAACTCCTGGGTTTCACCCGGAGTGAAATGGTCGGCAAAACCGTCGGGGAACTCAGCCCCTTCAAGGACATTGAATCCAACCAAGCCATGTTGGAACGATTGCAACAGGACGGATATGTCCGCTATGAAGACCTGCCTCTCGAAACCAGGGACGGCCGCAAGATTGCCGTCGAGTTTGTCAGCAATGTATATCATACCGGTGGCAAAAAAGTGATTCAATGCAACATCCGCGACATCACCTGGCGAAAACATGCGGAACATGAAATACAGCGCCTGAATGAAACACTCGAACAGCGTATAGTCGAACGCACGGCACAATTGCAGGCAGTCAACGAGGAACTGGAAACGTTCAGTTATTCCGTTTCGCACGATTTGCGCGCGCCACTGCGCCATATCGCGGGCTTTGTAAAACTGCTGCAACAAGATGCCGGGCCGTCACTTTCGGAAAAAAGTTCCATGCACCTGACGACCATTTCCCAATCGGCAAACAGGATGGGAAATTTGATTGATGACTTGTTGTCATTCTCGCGCGCCGGCCGTGCGGAATTGCAAATGACAGACGTCAATCTTGGCGAATTGGTCCGGGAGATCCTGAATGATTTTCAGGCGGAATCAAATGAGCGGAATATTGTGTGGAAAATTGATCTGCTGCCACGCGTGCGGGCTGACCGCGCCATGATGCGCATGGCGCTGGTCAATCTTATTTCCAATGCAGTAAAGTTCACCGGGGCCCGCATCGAACCCAAAATCGAAATCGGCTCACGCAATGAAAGTGGCGAAACGGTAATCTACATCCGTGATAATGGCGCCGGCTTTGATCCGAAATATACGGGGAAGCTTTTCGGAGTTTTTCAACGCCTGCACAACCAGAGCGAGTTCGAGGGTACGGGCATCGGTCTGGCAAACGTCCAGCGCATCATTCATCGTCATGGCGGCAGGGCATGGGCGGAAGGCGCGCTGGAAAGTGGTGCGACATTCTACTTTTCCATCCCGAAACAGGAATTACGGCATAAATGA
- a CDS encoding cache domain-containing protein, with product MKIYNRVALYTGLLVAIMSACVIAAAYHEISRTFYDHIQQQQEISMRVAQEQLERLGKPLHIADGKLMAGNRVLNGDQVVVDRVTSLVGGIATIFQGDTRIATNIRLPDGSRAVGTKLTGPAREAIFDRGENFRGEANTLGEPYLTNYTLLRDEQGTLVGMLQVGVLKKAYSGALNTILVRSFIIAFIGMLLIGFLVHEALSKLVRELQTVAEGRKVLLRSTFSGVFGVDVAGRCSFINHVGAKFLGGAQEDFIGKEIHSLIHHNAWDGLQIDASHCPLCQVFQSGNTYHNEDDVLWRLDKTSFSAEIQSFPLIKENKISGAIVAFSDITDRKQIARDIEAKNEEQRARKLRLRLQPFRAVAATALRRVIPSA from the coding sequence ATGAAAATCTACAATCGGGTCGCTTTATATACGGGGCTGCTTGTCGCAATAATGAGCGCATGCGTGATCGCAGCGGCTTACCACGAAATCTCGCGTACATTTTATGATCATATCCAGCAGCAACAGGAAATCAGCATGCGGGTGGCGCAGGAACAATTGGAGCGTCTGGGAAAACCTCTTCACATTGCGGACGGGAAACTCATGGCGGGAAACAGGGTCTTGAACGGAGATCAAGTTGTTGTGGATCGCGTCACTTCCCTGGTGGGAGGCATCGCGACCATCTTTCAAGGTGACACGCGCATTGCCACCAACATCCGACTGCCGGACGGTTCGCGTGCAGTTGGCACAAAACTGACGGGCCCGGCCCGGGAAGCCATATTTGACAGGGGCGAAAATTTTCGCGGTGAGGCGAATACCCTGGGGGAACCCTATTTGACCAACTATACCCTGCTTCGGGATGAACAGGGAACACTGGTCGGCATGCTTCAGGTAGGCGTGCTCAAAAAGGCGTACTCCGGCGCGCTAAATACAATTTTAGTCCGCAGCTTTATCATCGCGTTCATAGGGATGCTTCTAATTGGATTTTTAGTCCACGAAGCGCTGAGCAAACTGGTTCGCGAGTTGCAGACGGTGGCAGAGGGCAGAAAGGTTCTCTTGCGGTCAACTTTTAGCGGTGTATTTGGCGTCGATGTGGCCGGACGATGCTCCTTTATTAATCATGTAGGAGCCAAATTTCTGGGAGGCGCGCAGGAAGATTTCATCGGCAAGGAAATCCACTCGCTCATCCACCATAATGCATGGGACGGATTGCAAATTGATGCTTCCCATTGCCCGCTTTGCCAGGTGTTTCAGTCCGGGAACACCTATCACAACGAGGATGACGTCCTGTGGAGATTGGATAAAACCTCATTTTCGGCCGAAATACAGTCGTTTCCCTTGATAAAGGAAAATAAAATTTCAGGGGCGATTGTCGCCTTCAGCGATATTACAGATCGCAAGCAGATTGCCAGGGATATCGAGGCGAAAAACGAGGAACAAAGAGCCCGGAAACTAAGGTTAAGGTTGCAACCGTTTCGGGCAGTTGCGGCAACGGCGCTCCGCCGGGTGATTCCATCCGCCTGA